GAAAGGCCTGGAGGAGTCCGGGCACGGGCACTACGCGATGCTGGGCGGAACAAACCTCTTCGAGAGGATGCAGTGGCTCAGGGGCTACGAGAACCTGATGTGCGATCTGGCGCTCGATGCCGAGGAGGCATATCTCCTCCGCGACCGGATAGTGGACCATACGCTGGAGTACATCCTCGAGGCCGTGAAGACCGATGCCGACGGATTCCACTTCGGCGACGACTGGGGGACGCAGCTCAGCCTGATCACGAGCCCCTCAACCTGGAGGAGGTTCTTCAAGCCCGCGTACGCCCGAATGTTCGAGCCTTGCAGGGCCGCCGGCAAGGACGTCCATTTCCACTCCGACGGGGTCACCTGGGAGATCATGCGCGACCTGGTTGACGTCGGCGTGAATGTGCTGAACGTGCAGCACACGATCATGGACATCCGAGAGATCGCGTCGGAGTTCGGAGGTAAGGTCGCGTTCAGGTCGGACCTCGATCGGCAGCATATCCTTCCGCACGGCACCCGAGACGAGATTCGGGCGCACGTCAAGCAAGTCGCCGAGGCCCTCGGAAGCCGCGGCGGTGGGCTGATCGGCCACGGCGAGATCGCGCCGGACGTTCCGCTCGAGAACATCCGCACGATGCTGGAGGCGTGGCGGGAGTTCGGATACTGAGGCTAATCAGGTATCTCGCTCAGTCCGCGAACGGCCCGGCGGATGGAACAATTCGTTTAGAAGGGATCTGCCTGCGATCCTCCCCGGAGACCGGCGGGCGCAATCGGGGCGTGAATCCTCCTCCGCGCCGGATGAGCGCTGTTACACGCGGCCCGAGCGCGCCCGCCTTCATTCATCCCCAGGCTTCGCCGCACTCACGAGGTTTGAAGCTCAGCAATGCGGGGTAATAGAGAGTTACACGCATTGCGGGCCGACAACCCGGGGAGGTGAAAGCAATGGGTACCACGAGGCGCGGATTTGCCTCTATGAGCACGTCGAAGCAGAGAGAGATCGCCAGCAAGGGCGGCAGAGCTGCACACACAAAGGGCACAGCCCATGAGTGGACAAGCGAGGAAGCAAGGGAAGCCGGCCGAAAGGGTGGCCAGGTGAGCCACGGCGGCGGACGTCGGAGTTCGCGCTGAAGGCCGCGATAGAGTTTCTTCAGTCAGGAGGAGCGGCGGGATGACGTGGGTGCCCGCCGCTTTCTCATTTGTCCGGCCGTGGCTTCTCGCCGGGCCTCTTGAGTCCGCAGGCCGCTCGGCATCGTTCGCACCCGCACGCACACAGGGACGCGCCGCACCTCGGGCATGAATACGCCGGAAGCCTCGCATACTCGGCCCCGCAACCGGGACAGATCACCGCCGCAGCCGCCTCGGGCGCGGATTGCGAGAACTTCTTCCCCCGCTCGGTCATAGAACCACCCGCGCTACGAGCCCTCCGACCAGGAAGGCCGTCACCCAGGTCCCCACCCAGATCGCCAGCGCCTGCCGGCCGCCCCGTTCCTTGAAGAGCATGGCGATCGAAGCTACACACGGCACGAAAAGGGTCATGGTGACCATCGCCACCAGCGTCTGGGGCGGCGTGAGAGACATCGCGGCGAACCCGGCGGCACCGAAGTCCCGCCGGATCATACCCATGACGAAAGCGCTCGCGGACTCGCGGGGAAGGAGCAGCCAACCGGTGGTCAGCGGTGCGAATCCCCTCTCCCATAGTCCCAGCAGGCCCGTGACCTGCATCAGCGCCACCACGGCCGAGCCGACGAGAAACCAGGGCGCCGCCTCGCGCATGAAGGCCACCGTCCGGCTGCCGGTCTTACGCGCGATGTTGGCAAGCCCGGGCATCCGCATCGGAGGCAGATCGATCAAGAGCGGGGAGGACTCCCCCGGAAGCATCCGGTGGAGCACGGTCCCCACCGTGACGAGGGCGGCGCCGATCACGCACACAAACGCCG
This is a stretch of genomic DNA from Armatimonadota bacterium. It encodes these proteins:
- a CDS encoding general stress protein; its protein translation is MGTTRRGFASMSTSKQREIASKGGRAAHTKGTAHEWTSEEAREAGRKGGQVSHGGGRRSSR
- a CDS encoding ferrous iron transporter B yields the protein GCITMATITTRILGTHREKTIAASILNFAIPCSAQLGVIVLLLGRVGFGYTAAFVCVIGAALVTVGTVLHRMLPGESSPLLIDLPPMRMPGLANIARKTGSRTVAFMREAAPWFLVGSAVVALMQVTGLLGLWERGFAPLTTGWLLLPRESASAFVMGMIRRDFGAAGFAAMSLTPPQTLVAMVTMTLFVPCVASIAMLFKERGGRQALAIWVGTWVTAFLVGGLVARVVL